From Polaribacter haliotis:
ATTTTTCTTCTTTATCTACAACGTAAATTGAATGTACTCTGGTTACTTCTTTTGCTTGGCCCCGAATTCTTCTCATGCAACCTGCAACTGTCCATGTTTCATAAACTTTTACGAGCTCTTTTGCCATTAAAGCACCTGCAGTATTATCGTCATAAGACAATAATTCTTTAATATCTGCAGCTAAATCATCATCTTCAAGAGCGTTTATTACACGTCTTTGACGTTCTTCGGAAAGTTCTCCAATAATATCTGCAGCATCATCTGTGTCCATCTCTCCAACTTCGTCTGCAATTTCTTGTGCAGATAAGTTTTCAAGAATTTTTTCACGTGTGTCTTCATCTAATTCTGTAAGAATTTCGGATGTTTTTTCGCTATCTAAAAGCTTAATAATGTAGATAGCTTCGTCGAAATCTAACTCGTCTAAAACTTCTGCAATATCCGCAAAATGAACCTCAGAAAACAGGGCAGTAATTTTCTTATCGCTTTTAATGGCGATAAGTTCTGTTAGGTTGTCTAGAAATTCGTCATTAATTTCTAAGGTCATTTTCTGCTAGTTTTTGCGTCAATAAAATAAAGTCTTGAACCGATAATTGTTCTGGACGTTTCGCAAATATAGGCTCTTCTTTTAAAGAATCCGAAAGATTGAAAGATTTTAAACTCGAACGCAACATTTTTCTACGTTGATTAAATGCCGTTTTTACAACTCTAAAAAATAATTTTTCGTCTACAGGAAGTGAATAATCCTTTTTTCTAATAAAACGAATTACACCAGAATCTACTTTTGGAGGAGGATCGAAAACTGTTGGTGGAACTGTAAAAAGATATTCTACATCAAAGAAAGCTTGTGTTAAAACAGATAAAATTCCATATACTTTAGAACCTTCTTTTTCTGCAATTCTTTTAGCAACTTCTTTTTGAAACATGCCTGCAAATTCAGGCACAAAATCTCTGTTTTCTATCGCTTTAAAAACAATTTGTGTAGAAATGTTATATGGAAAATTACCAATAATTGCGACTTGTTTTTTTTCGAAAATTTCTTGTATTTCTTTTTTTAAGAAATCGCCTTCTATGATCTCGAATTTTTCTTTGGAAGTATCTAAGTTAAGGTGTTCTATCGGAAAAACATCATGCAAATAAGCAACAGATTCTCTGTCTAATTCCATGACCGTAATTTTTGGTTTTTTCTGAAGTAAATACTTCGTTAAAACTCCCATTCCAGGTCCAATTTCTAAGACATTTTCATAGCCATTTTCTGTTAACGCATCTGCAATATTTTTTGCAATTGTTTCATCCGTTAAGAAATGCTGACCTAAATGTTTTTTTGCTTTTACAGACATCTTACTCGTTTTTTACTTCCAGTACAAATGTACAGTTAAAATTCGGCATAATTTTTGGTTCGTACTTGGATTAAAATCAACCAAAATGAATAAAAATTTACTACTAATTATCTTACTATTTTTTAGCTTTCAAATGACCACTTTTTCGCAAGAAGGAAAGTTAGAAAAAGGGAAAGAAAGTATTAAAACGTCTAAATCTTCTGGAAGCTCAGGTACTGTTACTTCAAAAAAATCTACTTCAAGGAGAAGTACTATTAATAATAATTCTAATGACAATCCGTTTGCAAGTATTCTTTGGGGAATTGCTGCCTATACTTTTTATGGCGTTTTAGTTGAATCTCCTTGGGAAATGAATGGAAGAATGCACGATGCAGAAATTTCTAATTATCCATACAAAGAAGCAAGATATGGGAATTTCATTTATACAGATTCTACGAATTATAATAGCACTCGTTTCGATATTACCAACAATTTTGTGCGAGAAAGCAAAAATTTATATGGAAATAATTTTGGTGTAAATTTTCGTTTTCTAAAACGTTTTGCTTTGGATGTAGATTATTTATATCTTTCTGAAAACGTGAATGGAAAACAAGATTCATTTGCTTTATATTCGGCTTTATTAAAGTATTACAGAATTAGAACGCAACGTTTTGATGCTTGGTTCGGTTTGGGAATTTTGCACGCAGGAAGCAATGTAAAAGAAACACGTTTTGGACTTGGTTTTGGAGCAGAATTATTTATTACAAAACCAATAAGTATCGATTTTTCGCACAAATGGACTGTTATAAATCAAGAAGAGGTTCATAAAACAAAAGTGCTCCTAAAATATCATCTTAAAAATTACCATATTTCTTCTGGTTACGAACATTTTAAGATTGGGGTTTCTAAAATAAAAGCTTTATCGATTGGTGTTGGAGCAAGTTTTTAGTTTTACAGAATACTTAAAAAAATGAACTCTAACTCTGTAATTTAAACAAGAGATAATTTTAAAGGCTAATTCTGGATTTCTGTTTTCACAGGAATAATAAAGTGGATTTTTTTAAGTAAGAAATAGAATATTTTAATTTTTTTTACCCAGTTTTTTACTCAGAAAGAGTTTTAGAGTAATTTTTTAATTACTTGCAACAGTTGGAAAAAACTCATTAATTACTTTTAGCTCTGTTCTAAAAGCGACCATTTTATCTGCAAATTTTAAACCATCTTTTTGCAATTTATCTGCATCAAATTGATAGTAATCGTCTAAATCTTCTCTTGTATTTGCTGTATATTGTACAGAATAGGTTTTTCCACCCATTTCTTCGTCTACCAAAACTTGGGTAAGTTTTGCTGATAAGAATCTACCAGTATTTAAAACATCTAAAATGTGTGTTTCCATCCAAGTTAGCCATTCTTCGTGTACACTTTCATCTATATTTATTGTTACGTTGTATATATACATTATATTTAGGTTTTAGTGGTTAGTATATAATAGTTAGTATTAAAACCTAACAACTATCTACTAATTCCTATAAATCGTCTCCTCTTAATTTTCTATATTTTTTCCTTGCTTCTACTAAGTAAATACTAGAAGGATGCTCGAAAATTATTTTTTGATAATATTCTTGTGCTTTCTCTGTATTCCCTAAAAAATTATATAATTCTGCCATTTCATAATAGACATCGTCCGTTAAAAAACCTTGATTGTCTGTAGCCACAATTTTGGCAAAATTTAAAATTGCTTCCTCGTATTTCTTTTGTTTTATATGCAATTTTGCAATCTTAAAATGCACGTTATTTGTAATTGGAACAAAACCACCATTCAACTCTTTTAATGTTTCGTTTTCTAAGACAGAATTTAGCACTTTTATGGCTTCGTCATCTTTATTTTGGTACGCCAACAATTCTGCTTGTGCATATTCTTTTAATCCTGATGGAATAGAATCTAAAGGTTCGTTATCGGATATTATTAAAAATAAATCGACTGCATCATTCGCAATTAATTGTGTTGTAGATCCTTTTAAAACTTTTAATTGTGCTTTTGCCCACGTAAAATCGCCTTTAAAATAACTTGTTTGTGCAACTTTAAAACGAGCTTCTTGCGCCAATTCGTGGTTTTTTAATTGCGTTTGAATTTGTGAAAAATAAATTAATGCCTTGTTGAATTTTCCAGTAAATACTAAAACATCTCCCAGTTTTAATTTGATTCTTGCTTTGTCGAATTTAGAACTAGAATAGCCAATTGCCTCCTGTAAAACTTCTTTTGCTTCTTCTGGTTTGTTGGCAGAAAATGTTAGAAAATCGGCATATTCTACTTGTATTTTTATGGTTGAAGTATTTTTACCATATTCTTTAAAAAGTGATTGAAACAATGTTTCTGCTTCAGGGTT
This genomic window contains:
- the rsmA gene encoding 16S rRNA (adenine(1518)-N(6)/adenine(1519)-N(6))-dimethyltransferase RsmA, translating into MSVKAKKHLGQHFLTDETIAKNIADALTENGYENVLEIGPGMGVLTKYLLQKKPKITVMELDRESVAYLHDVFPIEHLNLDTSKEKFEIIEGDFLKKEIQEIFEKKQVAIIGNFPYNISTQIVFKAIENRDFVPEFAGMFQKEVAKRIAEKEGSKVYGILSVLTQAFFDVEYLFTVPPTVFDPPPKVDSGVIRFIRKKDYSLPVDEKLFFRVVKTAFNQRRKMLRSSLKSFNLSDSLKEEPIFAKRPEQLSVQDFILLTQKLAENDLRN
- a CDS encoding DUF4286 family protein; this translates as MYIYNVTINIDESVHEEWLTWMETHILDVLNTGRFLSAKLTQVLVDEEMGGKTYSVQYTANTREDLDDYYQFDADKLQKDGLKFADKMVAFRTELKVINEFFPTVASN